The genomic region TAGCACATGCCattcaccaaaaataaaaatgttcttaaaaaaataacaattattacATGttaataagtgttttttttttctttctcttttacaaataaataaataaattttgggaTGTCCAACATTCATGGCGAATTCCAATAATCCCAAGCTCATTAGTTATTACTCTAAAAATTTGATGTATGATGGAAGATGAATGAGTTATAGCCTTATGGGTGTATTGAAGATATAGCAGTTATACaatcatcattgcattcatctatactactatttaagtgGCTGCCCTAtttggaccggattttttttgttccaaaatattCCTACACccctaagtttaagtagagacagaactaaatgatagtttggtaaaaatacatgtttaacttgcactaaaatattgcttacaaaataggaacactcttccactaaTCTACTTCTTCAAATTAACTATAcgtttattgtttttcttttcttttcaaatagaaaaataagttaaaacacCCTACGTTTATCCAAaaactaatctatatatatatatatatatatatatatatatatatatatatatataaattaaaggacaatccagattgtttttgttctaaaatacccttacattcctatgtttaagtagagacaaaactaaaggacaatctagtaaaaatacaaccctaacttccactaaaatattgcctaaaaaatagggccACTtacctattgattttcaaatttatttatacacttataaattatattctcaaaataaaaattatataataataaaaaacataatttttttttttgctactaacactaaaaagaaaaaagcctcATCTCACGCGCGAACcgtgtgtgatgaggctagtgtgtgtgtgtgtgtgtatatatatatatatatatggcttattctatactattatttaaagggcttctcctgtttggactgaatttttttttgttccaaaatacccctacacccctaggtttaagtagagacaaaactaaaggatagtttggtaaaaatatatgtctaacttgcactaaaatattgcctataTATATGGCTtattctatactattatttaaagggcttctcctgtttggaccgaatttttttttgttccaaaatacccttacatccctaggtttaagtaaagacaaaactaaaggatagtttggtaaaaatacatgtctaacttgcactaaaatattgcctacaaaataggaataCTCCTctactaacccacttcttcaaaacaactatacgtttattgttttttttttaaatagaaaaataagttaaataccCCACGtttattcaaaaacaaatctaaatatatattaaaaaaaaactaaaggacaatccatatttttttggttctaaaaTATCCTTAcattcctatgtttaagtagagacaaaactaaaggataatccgataaaaatacaaccctaacttccactaaaacactgcctaaaaaataaggtcactttcttattgattttcaaatatatttatccacttataaattagattgtcaaaataaaaattatatatagtaaaaaacaTAGATctttttttgctactaccactaaaaagaaaagaaaagaaagcctcaTCTCACacgcgaagcgcgtgtgatgaggctagtatttATTGTATGCATTTGCAAAACCAAAAGTTTTGGGATAATCCCTCTATCATAAGCCATGttgaagcaaaaagaaaaaaagaaaaaagtcatgAGAATATGTCATATTGCCATCACCCTTTCcttttttagaaaaacaaataaCACACAGACAAATTCTTTGCTCCAGAAAAATCCACATtttctaacccaaaaaaaaaaaaaaatccatcagtttaaatttttaatccCAGAAATTCAATTTCTTAACCATAATGAATTAAAAACTATCTTATGTAGCATGGACTATAAAATATTGATCAATTATTCaagaccataaaaaaaaaaatcaaaatttaaacgAAAATTTAACATGAATTACTAAGTGCTTGGATATTTGTTTATGTGTATTCATGATACgagttatcaaattttttttttttacacaaataaCATATTTGATACCAATAAACATAACAAGTAACATATTCAATTTCTAGCTTTTCCCTGTTGGGGTTGTTAGAGGTATAGTTGAAGTTGTCAAAAGTTCATTCAGTTAATAAATCCTATTATTTAGGACATGTAGGTAGAGTTTGACCATTTCCTTAACCATTTACCACGTTATTAGCCACTTACCAAGTGGGTTGTTTAATGTGGGTTGTTTGTTTCCGATTTTATCTCTTTGTAAGGCTTATATAAGCCAATAGCttattttgaattcaataaCATTTATTCAGATATTTTTTCTGAAGTGCTTTGTGCTTAGAGTTTACAACAATCTGGTATCAGAGCTCCATCACGGGGCCTGAttgtgagagaaaagaaaccgCAGTTTCTtaagaagagaaagagtgagaagagagagaatcgAAGTATGGCAGCTGAAAATAATTTCGTTCAACCTGCAATTCCTAAGTTTGATGGCCATTACGATCATTGGTCCATGCTTATGGAAAATTTTCTTCGTTCAAAGGAGTATTGGAGTTAGGTGGAGACTGGAATCCTTGCTACAGTAGAAGGAGTGGAGCTTACTGAAGCACAACGAAAATCAATTGCAGACCAAAAGCTGAAAGACTTGAAGGTCAAGAATTATCTGTTCCAAGCCATTAATCGAACCATTACGGAGACGATCCTCAACAGAGACATTGCCAAGCACATCTGGGACTCTATGAAGTAGAAGTACCAGGGTTCCACAAGAGTCAAAAGAGCACAGCTCCAAGCTCTTTGGAAGGAGTTTGAGGTTCTACAGATGAAAGAGGGTGAGAGTGTTGATGCGTACTTCGCTCGAACACTCATCATAGCAAACAAGATGAAGATTCATGGTGAAAACATGCAGCAAGTGGTGATCATTGAAAAGATCTTGAGATCAATGACCTCAAAGTTTGACTAtgttgtgtgtttggttgaagAGGCTAATAACTTAGACACCTTAACCATTGATGAGTTGCAGAGCAGCTTACTAGTACATAAGCAGAGGATGAACGGGCATGAAGGAGATGAGCAGGCATGAAAGGTGGACTACGATGATAGAATTGGTGGAAGAGGAGGCGGTCGAGCTCGTGGAGCTTTTCGAGGAAAAGGCAGAGGAAGAGGCAAACAAGCATTCAACAAGGCTATAGTTGAGTGTTATAAGTGTCATCAATTAGGGCACTTTCAATATGAGTGTCCTAAATGGGAAAAGGAAGCGAATTATGCTAAACTTGAGGAGAAAGAAGAAATGTTGTTGATGTCATATGTGGAGCTTAATCAATCAAGGAGAGAAGATGTTTGGTTCCTTGATTCAGGGTGTAGCAATCATATGTGTGCAAATAAGGAGTGGTTCTCGGATCTTGATGAGGAATTCTGGCACTCTGTGAAGCTTGGGAATAATTCCAAGATGGCTGTGTTGGGAAAGGGTAACATTAGATTGCAAATTGCTGGAGTAACTCAGGTAATCACTGATGTTTTCTATATACCAGAGTTGAAAAATAACTTATTAAGTGTTGGACAATTGCAAGAAAGAGGTGTAGCTATTTTGAGACAACATGGAGTATGTAGAATCTATCATCCCAAGAAAGGGCTTGTTATGCAAATAGCAATGTCTGCAAACAGGATGTTCATATTGCTTGCAAGAATTCTGCCGAAAGCTTCCACTTCCTTCCAAACAATTCTTGAAGACAATACTCACCTTTGGCACTGCAGATATGGGCATCTAAGTTTCAAGGGTCTGAGAACATTGCCATATAAGCAAATGGTGAGAGGGTTACCACAGTTGAAGGCACCATCCAAAGTATGCACTGATTGCATGGTAGGAAAGAAACACAGGGATGCAATTCCAAAGAGGAGTTTATGGAAAGCATCACAAAGACTGCAGTTGGTACATGCTGACATCTGCAAACCTATTAAACCTATTTCCAATAGTAAGAAGAGGTATTTCATAAGCTTTATTGATGATTACAGTCGTAAGGTGTGGATATATTTTCTTGCTGAAAAATCTGAAGCTTTTACTATCTTCAAGAATTATAAAAACCTTGTTGAGAAAGAGACAGGAGTTTTTATTCGTTGTCTGTGCACAGATAGGGGTGGAGAGTTCATCTCTCACGAGTTCAATGTCTTTTGCAAAGCTAATGGTATTAGCAGGCAGCTTACTGCAGCCTACACTCCCCAACAAAATGGAGTAGCTGAGTGCAAGAATAGGACCATCATGAACATGGTTAGAAGTATGTTATCAGAGAAGCAAGTTCTAAAGAATTTTTGGCCATAAGCAGTAAATTGGATAGCGCACATGCTCAATAGAAGTCCTACATTGGCAGTGAAAGATATGACTCCTAAAGAGGCTTGGAGTGGTGTCAAACTCAATGTTGATTATTTTCGGGTTTTTGGATGCATTGGCCATGTTCATGTGTTAGACAGTAAGAGAAAGATGCTGGATGATAAGACTTTTCGGTGTGTGCTGCTAGGGATGAGTGAAGAGTCTAAAGCATATAGACTTTATGATCCAGCGTCCAAGAAGATAATTGTGCAGAGAtgtgttttttgaagaaaatgagtGTTGGGATTGGGGAAGAAGTAATGAAGAAGCAAGACTTGATATCCTTAAGTGGGGAGATAGTAATGAAGAAGGAAGTGAACATGATCAAAGTGAAGAAGAATCTGAAGAGGAGGTggcagcagaagaagaaggaggagagtTTAGCTTATCTTCAAGTGAGTCACCTAGAGAGAATTCTCCAACATCTGAAGAAAGCTCACCAGAAGGGAGGAACAGAAGAGTAACGTTGCGGATGGAAGATTATGTGAGTGAGGAAGGATTTTAGATAAAGAAGTTGAGCACAACAATTTGGTTCTGTTTACCTCAACTTCAGATCCGACTACCTTTGAAGAAGCTATTCAGAGTTCCAAGTGGAGAGCTGCAATGGACTTGGAGATAGAAGCGATGGAAAGAAATGGGACTTGGGAGCTGATAGATTTGCCTAAGGGAATGAAGAAGATTGGAGTAAAGTGTGTTTTCAAAACTAAACTCAACGAAAATGGCGAGGTTGACAAGTGTAAGGCTCGGTTGGTGGCGAAAGGGTATGCACAACAGCATGGCATAGATTATACTGAGGTGTTTGCGCCTATGGCTAGGTGGGATACGATTTGAATGATAATTGCTTTAGCAGCTCAAAATAGTTGGAATGTGTATCAGCTTGACATCAAAAGCGCTTTCTTGCATGGAGAGCTAAATAGTGTTTGTTGAGCAACCACAAGGCTATGAGAAGAAAGGTGAAGAGTATAAGGTATACAAATTGAAGAAGGCATTGTATGACCTTAAACAAGCCCCTCGTGCATGGTACAACCAGATTGAAGCATATTTTGTCAAAGAAGGATTTGAGAGGTGCAACTGTGAACACACCTTATTCATAAAAATGGGAGATGGAggtaaaattttgattgttagCTTATATGTTGATGATCGAATTTTTACTTGTAATGATGAGAGTATGTTTGTTAAGTTCAAGAATTCtatgaaactttgaatttgaTATGACTGATTTGGGAAAGATGAAATATTTTCTCGGTGTGGAGGTTTAACAAAATCCTAAAGGCATTTATATTAGTCAAAGAAAGTATGCAAAAGATGTTTTGGAGAGGTTTAGGATGGAGAAGAGTAATAATGTGAAGAATCCCATTGTTACTGGAGTTAGACTAATGAAGGATGAGGAAGGATCCAAGGTGAATGCTACCGTGTACAAACAATTGGTTGGAAGTCTTATGTATCTAACTGCAACAAGGCCAGACTTGATGTATGTGGTGTCTCTCATTAGCAGATTCATGGCAAGTCCAACTGAGTTGCATTTGCTAGCTGCGAAAAGGGTGTTAAGATACTTGAAAGGTACCGTGGATTTGGGAGTCTTTTATCGAAATGAGGGTAATGGAGAGTTGATGGCATATACAGACAGTGATTATGCAGGAGATGTAGATGACAGGAAAAACACTTCTGGTTATGTGTTTCTACTCAATGAAGGCACTGTGTCCTGGTCCTCTAAAAAACAGCCTGTAGTTGCTTTGTCCGCTACCGAAGCAGAGTTTGTGGCAACTGCCTCTTGTGCTTGTCAAGGGGTGTCGATGAGGAGAGTATTGGAGAAGCTTGGTCATTCTCAAGGCAAGTGTACCACTGTGTTATGTGACAACAATTCTACCAATAAGCTATCCAAGAATCTAGTCATGCATGGATGCAGCAAACACATTGATGTAAGGTTTCATTTCTTGCGTGATTTGACCAGAGATGGAGTTGTTGAGTTGAAGCACTGTGTCACACAAGAACAAGTTGTAGACATTATGACAAAACCACTTAAGCTGGATATGTTCTTGAAGATGTGTGAGTCAatgggtgtgtgtgtggtaCCATGAGTAAACTAAAAGCATTACTACAATCAGTTTAGGGGAGGAATTTTTGGGGTTGTTAGAGGTATAGTTGAAGTTGTCAAAAGTTCATTTAGTTAATAAATCCTATTATTTAGGACATGTAGGTAGAGTTTGACCATTTCCTTAACCATTTACCACGTTATTAGCCATTTACCAAGTGGGTTGTTTAATGTGGGTTGTTTGTTTCCGATTTTATCTCTTTGTAAGGCTTATATAAGCCAACAGCttattttgaattcaataacatttattcaaatatttttttctgaattgcTTTGTGCTTAGAGTTTACAACATtctcaacaatatatatatatatatattgaggggTATACATCCTAGacaatatgaaattaaataattgactttatatatatatatatatatatatatatatatatcatatcttGTTCAAcgactaaaaaatttaattcatgGATTcttttaggggttttttttttttttttaagtttttaaatttgtacACTTCCTTGTCTTAATGTAAATA from Castanea sativa cultivar Marrone di Chiusa Pesio chromosome 11, ASM4071231v1 harbors:
- the LOC142616485 gene encoding secreted RxLR effector protein 161-like, with the protein product MEKSNNVKNPIVTGVRLMKDEEGSKVNATVYKQLVGSLMYLTATRPDLMYVVSLISRFMASPTELHLLAAKRVLRYLKGTVDLGVFYRNEGNGELMAYTDSDYAGDVDDRKNTSGYVFLLNEGTVSWSSKKQPVVALSATEAEFVATASCACQGVSMRRVLEKLGHSQGKCTTVLCDNNSTNKLSKNLVMHGCSKHIDVRFHFLRDLTRDGVVELKHCVTQEQVVDIMTKPLKLDMFLKMCESMGVCVVP